One genomic segment of Chitinophaga sancti includes these proteins:
- a CDS encoding GH92 family glycosyl hydrolase, producing the protein MQLNRLLLGMALFASPFARGQSTTSNVNYVDPTIGGVGIILEPTRPTVHLPNSMVRVFPIRKDQLDDRIHDFPLTIASHRQESLFGMMPISGDDYFAPRVWDRERTTPYYYSTFLDDADQVEFTPAARSGYFRFHFQGKEKHYLRFQPLNGKGTIEATGKQVITGTEQFHGMAAYFYAELSTPIAGVQTLDKEGQKILLAEVPAATAVKYGVSFVSIEQAKINLQKEIPDWNFDAVKDKAFKAWDKVLGQINVKGGTPAQKRVFYTSLYRTYERMININEYGKYYSAYDHQVHTSDKPFYADNWLWDTYIALEPLQTLLHPSTEADKISSYIQMYEQSGWMPSFAVVTGDMPCMTGNHAAAWMADAWFKGVHNFDVAKAYEGLKKNALEATLLPWRNGPGTELDAFYNTHGYMPALRPGEKEWVSEVHGFERRQSVAVTLENSFDDWCIAQLAIPAGKKEDVPLFLKRAANYKNVFRADKGFMWPKDSAGSWIEPFDPKFSGGQGGRDYFTENNAYTYNWDVKHDLAGLFGLMGGRKAAEANLDQLFREGLGRSKYQLWYTFPDATGLVGQFVMGNEPSFHIPYLYNYLGAPWKTQKRIRMLMDTWYTDNLFGIPGDEDGGGMTAFVVFSMMGFCPVTPGIPQYNIGSPVFTQVTIQLENGKVFTINAPKGSGENKYIQSAKLDGKALNKPWFTHQEVLKGGVLELDMGAAPNKQWGSEEQALPPSSIDYKSGE; encoded by the coding sequence ATGCAACTAAACAGGCTGCTACTGGGTATGGCATTATTTGCCTCCCCATTCGCAAGGGGACAGAGTACAACCAGCAATGTCAACTATGTAGATCCCACAATCGGCGGTGTGGGCATCATACTGGAACCCACCCGCCCTACCGTTCACCTGCCTAATAGTATGGTGAGGGTATTTCCCATCCGCAAAGATCAGCTGGATGACCGCATTCATGATTTCCCACTCACCATTGCGTCGCACAGGCAGGAAAGCCTTTTTGGTATGATGCCTATATCAGGCGACGATTATTTTGCACCCAGGGTATGGGACAGGGAGCGTACTACGCCTTACTATTACAGTACTTTCCTCGACGATGCGGACCAGGTAGAATTTACGCCTGCAGCACGTAGCGGATATTTCCGTTTTCACTTTCAGGGAAAGGAGAAGCACTATCTCCGTTTTCAGCCTTTGAATGGTAAAGGCACAATCGAAGCAACCGGCAAACAGGTGATCACCGGTACAGAACAATTCCACGGCATGGCAGCTTACTTTTATGCAGAGCTGAGCACACCGATCGCAGGTGTACAAACTTTAGATAAAGAAGGTCAAAAGATATTGCTGGCAGAAGTGCCGGCAGCAACAGCAGTAAAATATGGTGTTTCTTTTGTGAGCATCGAACAGGCAAAAATTAACCTGCAAAAGGAGATCCCTGACTGGAACTTTGATGCAGTAAAAGATAAGGCATTTAAAGCCTGGGATAAAGTATTAGGCCAGATCAATGTAAAAGGTGGTACGCCTGCACAAAAACGGGTATTCTATACCTCTCTGTACCGTACTTACGAGCGAATGATCAATATCAACGAGTACGGTAAGTATTACAGTGCATACGATCACCAGGTACATACCTCAGATAAGCCCTTTTACGCGGATAACTGGCTATGGGATACCTATATCGCATTAGAACCATTACAGACCCTTTTACACCCTTCTACAGAAGCAGATAAGATCAGTTCTTATATCCAGATGTATGAGCAGAGTGGCTGGATGCCTTCGTTCGCAGTCGTAACCGGCGATATGCCTTGTATGACGGGCAATCATGCCGCCGCGTGGATGGCGGATGCCTGGTTCAAAGGCGTACATAATTTTGATGTAGCCAAGGCATATGAAGGACTAAAAAAGAATGCTTTGGAGGCAACCCTGCTGCCGTGGAGAAATGGCCCGGGTACAGAGCTGGATGCATTTTACAATACACATGGCTATATGCCTGCCCTCAGACCGGGAGAGAAAGAGTGGGTGAGTGAAGTACATGGTTTTGAGCGCAGACAATCTGTGGCCGTGACATTGGAGAATAGCTTTGATGACTGGTGTATCGCTCAACTGGCTATACCGGCAGGTAAAAAAGAAGATGTACCGTTGTTTTTAAAGCGGGCAGCTAACTATAAAAACGTATTCCGGGCAGATAAAGGCTTTATGTGGCCCAAAGATTCCGCCGGCAGCTGGATCGAACCATTTGACCCTAAATTCTCAGGTGGTCAGGGTGGTCGTGATTATTTCACAGAAAACAATGCGTATACCTACAATTGGGATGTAAAGCATGACCTGGCAGGATTATTTGGTCTGATGGGCGGCCGTAAGGCAGCCGAAGCTAACCTGGACCAGCTATTCCGTGAAGGACTGGGCAGAAGCAAGTACCAGTTGTGGTATACCTTCCCGGATGCAACTGGGCTGGTTGGACAGTTTGTGATGGGCAATGAGCCTAGTTTCCACATCCCTTACCTGTACAATTACCTGGGAGCGCCCTGGAAGACACAGAAACGCATCCGCATGCTAATGGATACCTGGTATACAGACAACCTGTTTGGTATTCCGGGAGATGAAGATGGCGGTGGTATGACAGCCTTTGTGGTGTTTTCCATGATGGGATTCTGTCCTGTAACCCCGGGTATTCCTCAGTATAATATTGGTAGTCCGGTATTTACGCAGGTAACGATACAGTTGGAAAATGGTAAGGTATTCACGATCAATGCACCTAAGGGTTCAGGAGAGAACAAGTACATTCAAAGTGCAAAACTGGATGGCAAAGCGCTGAATAAGCCCTGGTTTACGCACCAGGAGGTGTTAAAAGGCGGGGTATTGGAGCTGGATATGGGTGCTGCGCCAAATAAGCAGTGGGGAAGTGAGGAACAGGCATTGCCTCCTTCTTCAATTGATTATAAATCAGGAGAATAG
- a CDS encoding helix-turn-helix transcriptional regulator produces the protein MEHVEVFKALSNKARLQILQWLKDPANNFPAEGCCENGVCVGQIQLKMGVTQSTASEYLSLLQRTGLLTVTRQGQWTYYKRNEDAIKELGKLILEDL, from the coding sequence ATGGAACACGTGGAAGTATTCAAAGCATTATCCAACAAGGCAAGGCTTCAGATATTACAATGGCTGAAGGACCCGGCAAATAATTTTCCGGCAGAAGGATGCTGCGAAAATGGCGTATGTGTAGGACAAATCCAGCTTAAAATGGGGGTTACACAATCCACTGCCTCTGAGTATTTATCGCTCTTACAGCGAACAGGACTGCTGACCGTGACCAGGCAGGGGCAGTGGACATATTACAAAAGAAATGAAGATGCTATTAAAGAATTGGGAAAACTGATTCTGGAAGATCTATAA
- a CDS encoding SDR family oxidoreductase, with protein MKTLTGKIILVTGASRGIGAAIALKLAAEGATVVINYAGNKEAADKTVAAIQEQGGTSMAIQADVSKSDEVKRMFDTVIAQYGRMDVLVNNAGILLYKLIKDTTDEEFDRQFAINVKGTFNTMREAATRLADNGTIINFSSTTTRLLLPTYGPYVATKGAVEQMTRVFAKEVGARGINVNVVSPGPTNTELFLNGKTPEALERLAALSAFNRIGEPEDIAKVVAFLVSDDAKWISGQNIGANGGMA; from the coding sequence ATGAAAACGCTCACAGGGAAAATTATTTTAGTAACAGGTGCATCAAGAGGTATTGGCGCGGCCATAGCGCTGAAACTGGCGGCAGAAGGCGCGACAGTCGTGATCAACTACGCTGGCAATAAAGAGGCGGCAGACAAGACCGTGGCGGCTATACAGGAGCAGGGCGGAACTTCAATGGCCATACAGGCGGATGTAAGTAAATCTGACGAAGTAAAAAGAATGTTCGACACCGTAATAGCACAATATGGAAGAATGGATGTGCTGGTGAATAATGCAGGGATCCTGTTGTATAAATTAATCAAAGATACGACTGACGAAGAATTTGACAGGCAATTTGCTATCAATGTAAAAGGTACTTTCAATACCATGCGCGAAGCTGCTACAAGGCTCGCTGATAATGGGACTATTATCAACTTCTCTTCTACTACTACCCGTTTATTATTGCCTACTTATGGGCCTTATGTAGCTACCAAAGGAGCGGTGGAGCAGATGACACGTGTATTTGCGAAAGAGGTAGGGGCAAGGGGGATTAATGTGAATGTGGTATCTCCTGGTCCTACTAATACAGAGTTGTTTCTGAATGGGAAGACGCCTGAGGCGTTGGAGAGGTTGGCGGCATTGTCAGCGTTTAACAGGATTGGTGAGCCGGAGGATATTGCGAAGGTGGTGGCTTTTTTGGTGAGTGATGATGCGAAGTGGATCAGTGGGCAGAACATAGGAGCAAATGGAGGGATGGCGTAG
- a CDS encoding TROVE domain-containing protein: protein MRFNTSKKDVSSTVNYEGAKAYTLTPELELYSAVVTASFHDQFYEGSENRLVRIRKLIKQNDPQFVARLAIYAREKMYLRSIPLALAVELAKVHTGNALVSNMVNRVVQRADEITELLACYALSNKRQETKKLHRLSKQIQKGLSMAFNKFDEYQFAKYNRAATVTLKDALFIVHPKPKDDDQQLLFDKIAQDELQVPYTWETTLTATGQVKYSDAGDRQKAFRYAWEQLIDANMMGYMAMMRNLRNLLQADVDDRIIKKVCAHLTDEKAVLHSKQLPFRFLSAYRELKQVKHKRTKDVLEALETAIQISVQHLKGFDDDTRIVIACDVSGSMQTALSARSVVKYYDIGLLLGMLLQYKCENVMTGMFGDKWKVVDLPKKNVLANVDAFYRREGEVGYSTNGYKVLADLIKSKHVADKVMMFTDCQMWDSTTNNKHDQNTLAAQWQLYKNMVPHAKLYLFDLAGLGKTPVSVGENDVFLISGWSDKVFEIIAAIERGQDAVEHIKALAF, encoded by the coding sequence ATGAGATTCAATACATCAAAGAAGGACGTATCCTCCACTGTTAACTACGAAGGTGCAAAGGCTTACACCCTTACACCAGAGCTGGAACTGTATAGTGCTGTTGTTACAGCTTCTTTCCATGACCAGTTTTATGAAGGAAGTGAAAACCGGCTGGTGCGCATACGTAAGCTGATCAAACAAAATGATCCTCAGTTCGTAGCCCGCCTGGCTATATATGCCCGTGAAAAAATGTACCTGCGTAGTATTCCGCTGGCACTGGCTGTAGAGCTGGCAAAGGTGCACACTGGAAATGCACTGGTGAGTAATATGGTGAACAGAGTAGTACAGCGCGCAGATGAAATTACTGAGCTGCTGGCATGCTATGCCCTGTCAAATAAACGACAGGAGACTAAAAAGTTACATCGCCTGAGCAAACAGATACAAAAGGGGCTCTCGATGGCATTCAACAAATTTGATGAATATCAATTTGCAAAATATAACCGCGCAGCGACAGTGACATTAAAAGATGCCCTGTTTATTGTTCATCCAAAACCAAAGGATGATGATCAGCAGTTACTGTTCGATAAAATTGCGCAGGATGAACTGCAGGTACCCTATACCTGGGAGACGACCCTGACTGCTACCGGTCAGGTAAAGTATTCCGACGCTGGCGATAGGCAAAAGGCCTTTCGCTATGCGTGGGAACAATTGATCGACGCTAACATGATGGGGTATATGGCAATGATGCGTAACCTGCGTAATCTATTGCAGGCAGATGTGGATGACAGGATTATTAAAAAGGTCTGTGCACATCTGACTGATGAAAAAGCAGTGTTGCATTCAAAGCAATTGCCTTTTAGATTTTTGTCGGCCTACCGTGAATTGAAACAGGTAAAACATAAAAGAACAAAGGATGTGCTGGAAGCGCTGGAAACAGCGATACAGATTTCGGTACAGCACCTGAAAGGATTTGATGATGATACGCGTATCGTGATTGCCTGTGATGTATCTGGTTCTATGCAGACAGCCTTATCAGCGCGTAGTGTGGTGAAATACTATGATATTGGATTATTGTTAGGTATGTTGCTACAGTATAAATGCGAAAATGTGATGACGGGTATGTTTGGAGATAAGTGGAAGGTGGTTGACCTTCCTAAGAAGAATGTACTGGCAAATGTGGATGCGTTTTACAGGAGAGAAGGTGAGGTGGGTTATAGCACGAATGGTTATAAAGTATTGGCTGATCTGATAAAGAGTAAACATGTAGCGGATAAGGTAATGATGTTTACAGATTGCCAGATGTGGGATAGTACGACGAATAATAAGCATGATCAGAATACACTGGCAGCACAGTGGCAGCTGTATAAAAACATGGTTCCACATGCGAAGTTGTATTTGTTTGATTTGGCTGGATTAGGTAAGACACCGGTGAGTGTGGGAGAGAATGATGTGTTTTTGATAAGTGGGTGGAGTGATAAGGTGTTTGAGATAATAGCGGCGATAGAGAGAGGACAGGATGCGGTGGAGCATATAAAAGCGTTGGCATTCTAG
- a CDS encoding ATP/GTP-binding protein gives MKTTFIAIAIIFTHVSLFAQHSLEKLWQTDTLLTTPESALLAPNGQFLYVSSMGTKQEGSGYISKVGPDGKIITKEWVRGLNANKGMGLYKGHLYVAELTAVAEIDVKTGTIVRRIPIEGAKMLNDITIDAKGVVYVSDSRANKIHRIEDGQPSVYLENMDNANGLLAVGSMLYALTNGKLVQIDAQKNPTIIAEGLEGSTDGIVQVKENEFVISGWQGIIYYVKTDGSKQVLLDTREQKSNTADIWYNAATQTLYVPTFFKNTIVAYKLK, from the coding sequence ATGAAAACAACCTTTATTGCAATCGCGATCATCTTTACGCATGTATCATTATTCGCCCAGCACTCACTGGAAAAGTTATGGCAGACGGATACCCTGCTTACTACCCCGGAGTCTGCCCTGCTGGCACCCAATGGACAGTTCTTATACGTTTCCAGCATGGGTACTAAACAGGAAGGCAGCGGCTATATCAGTAAGGTAGGACCGGATGGTAAGATCATTACCAAAGAATGGGTCAGGGGCTTGAATGCCAACAAAGGCATGGGATTGTATAAAGGTCATCTGTATGTGGCGGAGCTGACAGCTGTAGCCGAAATTGATGTCAAAACCGGTACCATCGTACGCAGGATACCTATCGAAGGCGCAAAGATGCTGAACGACATTACCATAGATGCCAAAGGTGTGGTGTATGTAAGTGATTCCAGAGCCAACAAAATTCACAGAATTGAAGATGGACAACCATCTGTGTACCTCGAAAACATGGATAATGCAAATGGGTTATTGGCAGTTGGGTCCATGCTCTATGCATTAACTAATGGTAAGCTGGTGCAAATAGATGCGCAGAAAAACCCGACCATCATTGCAGAAGGACTGGAAGGCAGTACAGATGGAATTGTACAGGTAAAAGAAAATGAATTTGTAATAAGTGGCTGGCAGGGTATTATCTATTATGTAAAGACAGACGGTTCCAAACAGGTATTGCTGGATACGCGGGAGCAAAAAAGTAATACTGCTGATATATGGTATAATGCAGCGACACAAACATTATATGTACCTACCTTTTTTAAAAATACGATTGTAGCCTATAAATTAAAATAA
- a CDS encoding cytochrome c: protein MKSVAGLLIAVLICISSFTSAPPGNEVYKKYCAGCHGGQLQGGAATALIKTTWKFGNDRASILHTIRTGIPKTEMIKWQGVIPDADIQAVTDYILKAQHSPQIVKKEKKPLLVKTKLYSLRIQELITKGITDPYGIEFVNDHQ from the coding sequence ATGAAAAGCGTAGCAGGCCTTCTTATAGCTGTACTAATATGCATCTCCTCTTTTACATCGGCTCCTCCGGGAAACGAGGTATATAAGAAGTATTGCGCAGGCTGCCATGGTGGCCAACTACAGGGCGGTGCAGCTACCGCACTGATCAAAACTACATGGAAATTCGGAAATGACAGGGCATCTATTCTGCATACCATCCGAACCGGCATTCCTAAAACTGAAATGATCAAATGGCAGGGAGTGATCCCAGACGCTGATATTCAGGCGGTAACGGACTATATCCTCAAGGCACAACATTCTCCACAGATCGTCAAAAAAGAGAAAAAGCCCTTACTGGTCAAAACAAAGTTGTATTCGCTACGCATCCAGGAGTTGATCACAAAAGGAATCACCGATCCCTATGGTATTGAATTTGTCAATGATCACCAATAG
- a CDS encoding YiiX family permuted papain-like enzyme, whose protein sequence is MKKGILIIALLGLTLFIGVNARKRPVTPPVMHSGDLIFQTSQSAQSKAIQLATKSRYSHCGIVYKEGDKFYVFEAVQPVKRTPLDQWIARGKGGHYVIKRLKNADKVLTPEALKKMQQVGKTFTGKNYDLTFEWSDDRMYCSELIWKVYQRATGIEIGKLETLSEFDLTSDVVKAKMKERYGNNIPKDEVVISPKAIFESELLTAIIDK, encoded by the coding sequence ATGAAGAAAGGAATACTCATTATTGCCCTTTTAGGTTTGACCCTGTTCATTGGTGTGAACGCCAGAAAAAGACCTGTAACTCCCCCTGTCATGCACAGTGGAGATCTGATTTTCCAAACCTCTCAGTCTGCACAAAGCAAGGCGATCCAGTTGGCCACAAAATCCAGGTACTCTCATTGTGGAATCGTGTATAAAGAAGGAGATAAGTTTTATGTGTTTGAAGCTGTGCAGCCGGTAAAGCGGACACCGCTGGATCAATGGATTGCGAGAGGGAAGGGTGGCCATTATGTGATTAAACGACTGAAGAATGCGGATAAAGTGTTGACGCCAGAAGCGTTGAAGAAAATGCAGCAGGTAGGAAAGACGTTTACCGGGAAGAATTATGATCTTACTTTTGAATGGAGTGATGACCGGATGTATTGTTCAGAACTTATCTGGAAAGTTTATCAACGGGCTACAGGTATTGAGATTGGAAAATTGGAGACATTAAGTGAATTTGATCTGACGAGTGATGTGGTGAAAGCTAAGATGAAAGAACGATATGGGAATAATATTCCGAAAGATGAAGTGGTGATTTCCCCAAAAGCAATATTTGAGAGTGAACTGTTAACAGCGATTATTGACAAGTAA
- a CDS encoding DoxX family protein → MTKRNNIIYWTATIVLSLFMLVGGIAQIFRQKDNVDGIIHLGYPLYFMTILGVWKILGVIAILTPRFPLVKEWAYAGFFFAMTGAVISHIAAGDQFAHFIAPLVFAILTVVSWYFRPAGRKL, encoded by the coding sequence ATGACAAAGCGAAACAATATCATCTATTGGACAGCGACTATCGTCCTTTCCTTATTCATGTTAGTAGGGGGAATAGCGCAGATTTTCAGGCAAAAGGACAATGTGGATGGAATCATCCATTTGGGATACCCGCTTTATTTCATGACTATCCTTGGGGTGTGGAAAATATTGGGTGTCATCGCGATCCTCACACCCCGGTTTCCGCTGGTAAAAGAATGGGCGTATGCAGGATTTTTCTTTGCCATGACAGGCGCCGTCATTTCTCACATTGCTGCAGGAGATCAATTTGCACATTTCATTGCACCACTGGTATTTGCAATACTAACCGTGGTATCCTGGTATTTCAGACCTGCAGGTAGAAAGCTGTAA
- a CDS encoding Imm53 family immunity protein, translating into MSTILTWISGWVRSQCNGDWEHMYGINIGISDNPGWHVTIDLAETNLENIEMVIQEDKTEYDWYFVKVKNKEYFAAGDLTKLELLLEKFKELVEMHPANS; encoded by the coding sequence ATGAGTACAATACTTACATGGATATCAGGTTGGGTGCGCTCTCAATGCAATGGCGACTGGGAGCATATGTATGGAATTAATATCGGTATATCCGACAATCCTGGCTGGCACGTTACTATTGACCTGGCTGAGACTAATTTGGAAAATATAGAAATGGTAATTCAGGAAGACAAAACAGAGTATGATTGGTATTTTGTGAAGGTTAAAAACAAAGAGTATTTTGCTGCAGGAGATCTAACCAAACTAGAATTGTTGCTGGAAAAATTTAAAGAATTAGTAGAAATGCATCCTGCTAACAGTTGA